The following coding sequences are from one Molothrus aeneus isolate 106 chromosome Z, BPBGC_Maene_1.0, whole genome shotgun sequence window:
- the LOC136569202 gene encoding phospholipase A2 inhibitor NAI-like produces MRVSLGLSFLLAFLDPGTCLQCEVCHSMGKSCSGPVKTCTGGEDTCGIILHEVLIGGMAISSSIKSCLPSHVCNLGPVTVNYGKVKAKSHLVCCTGDDCRTTSVSLPPDNDVPNGYQCPACYSVDSFQCGNEVVNCTGSEDQCVDLAGLMNAGGLSLKAAMKGCTTISECTMVGDGKNSLGMMDIKLKRFQCRPASAMYSVVYSAGSAPPHMIFLPVLSGFILEKVLF; encoded by the exons ATGAGGGTATCCCTTGGACTCAGCTTCCTCCTGGCTTTCCTGGACCCAG ggaCCTGCCTTCAGTGTGAGGTATGTCACAGCATGGGAAAAAGCTGCTCTGGCCCCGTGAAAACCTGCACTGGTGGTGAGGACACTTGTGGCATTATTCTGCATGAAGTCCTAATAG GGGGTATGGCCATCTCTTCATCCATCAAGTCCTGCCTGCCATCCCATGTCTGCAACCTTGGTCCTGTCACTGTGAACTATGGGAAGGTGAAAGCAAAGAGCCACTTGGTTTGCTGCACGGGCGATGACTGTCGGACCACCTCTGTGTCAT TGCCACCAGATAATGACGTGCCCAATGGATACCAGTGTCCTGCCTGCTACAGCGTGGACTCCTTTCAGTGTGGCAATGAAGTTGTAAACTGCACTGGATCTGAAGACCAATGCGTTGACCTTGCTGGGTTAATGAATGCAG GTGGACTGTCTCTGAAAGCCGCCATGAAGGGTTGCACCACCATTTCTGAATGCACCATGGTAGGAGATGGAAAAAACAGCCTGGGGATGATGGACATAAAGCTGAAACGGTTCCAATGCAGACCAGCTTCTGCCATGTACAGCGTAGTGTACAGTGCTGGGAGTGCCCCTCCACACATGATCTTCCTTCCTGTCCTATCAGGATTCATCCTGGAGAAGGTACTTTTCTGA